Proteins from one Pseudomonadota bacterium genomic window:
- a CDS encoding wax ester/triacylglycerol synthase family O-acyltransferase produces the protein MDQLSGIDATFLYLETPKAPMHIGGVLFCAPANPDDRGLDFQSFRALVESRLHVSPVFRRRVVHVPLDLDNPFWVEDPHFNLDAHVSYMALPGKRSWTEMRHLLEHLFSVPLDTRRPLWSLTFVEGLDGIEGLPPGSFAVVHKIHHAAADGMSGRDLLTCLLDPTPEVREFPGHARWMPDMQPSLAQLLTSTGLGLLKRPFGIARTMGSVVGGALNIGRDLLLAGTKERDVHLTGPRTRLNVPVEPQRVFGAVRLPLSSLRAARGLVAGASLNDVVLTVCAGALRRYLQANAELPAQPLTALVPISVRRSVLEANNNRLSAMIVSLATLEADPVARLEAVHGSVRLNKDYAEAIGARTLSDVAQVVPFTLGIAASRLYSRMKMALYHPPLFNLVITNVPGPRRPLYFNGARVLSTLGTAPIIDGLGMIIVVTSYSDEMSISVTACPSVLPDVEFFEQCLRESMDEIDVAVSEQAAIARRGSPTPLRAVPSGGQGG, from the coding sequence ATGGATCAACTGAGCGGTATCGACGCCACTTTCCTCTACCTGGAAACCCCCAAGGCGCCCATGCACATCGGCGGCGTGCTGTTCTGTGCACCCGCCAACCCGGATGATCGCGGTCTCGATTTTCAGAGCTTCCGCGCCCTGGTGGAGTCGCGCTTGCACGTGAGCCCGGTGTTCCGTCGGCGAGTGGTGCACGTGCCTCTGGACCTGGACAACCCTTTCTGGGTGGAAGACCCGCACTTCAACCTGGACGCGCACGTGAGCTACATGGCCTTGCCGGGCAAGCGTAGCTGGACGGAGATGCGCCACCTTCTCGAGCACCTGTTCTCCGTGCCCCTGGATACGCGCCGCCCCCTGTGGTCGCTGACCTTCGTCGAGGGACTGGACGGCATCGAGGGGCTGCCGCCGGGCTCCTTCGCCGTGGTGCATAAGATCCACCACGCCGCCGCCGACGGCATGAGTGGGCGGGATCTGCTCACCTGCCTGCTCGATCCCACGCCCGAGGTGCGTGAGTTCCCGGGCCACGCGAGGTGGATGCCGGATATGCAGCCCTCCCTGGCGCAGCTGCTCACCAGCACGGGGCTCGGCCTGCTCAAGCGACCCTTCGGCATCGCGCGCACCATGGGGTCCGTGGTCGGCGGGGCCCTCAACATCGGCCGCGATCTGCTGCTGGCGGGCACCAAGGAGCGTGACGTGCACCTCACGGGGCCGCGCACACGCCTCAACGTGCCCGTAGAGCCGCAGCGCGTGTTCGGTGCCGTTCGCCTGCCGCTCTCGTCCCTGCGCGCCGCGCGGGGCCTGGTGGCGGGCGCCAGCCTCAACGATGTGGTGCTCACCGTCTGCGCCGGTGCCCTGCGCCGCTATCTGCAGGCCAACGCGGAATTGCCCGCCCAGCCCCTTACGGCGTTGGTGCCTATCTCGGTGCGCCGCTCCGTGCTCGAGGCCAACAACAACCGCCTGAGTGCGATGATCGTCTCCCTCGCCACCCTCGAGGCAGACCCGGTGGCGCGCCTCGAGGCCGTCCACGGCAGCGTGCGCTTGAACAAGGACTACGCCGAGGCGATCGGCGCGCGCACGCTCTCGGACGTGGCGCAGGTGGTGCCCTTCACCCTCGGCATCGCCGCCTCAAGGCTCTACTCGCGGATGAAGATGGCGCTCTACCACCCGCCCCTGTTCAACCTGGTCATCACCAACGTGCCGGGTCCGCGCCGACCGCTCTACTTCAACGGCGCGCGCGTGCTGAGCACCTTGGGGACGGCGCCGATCATCGACGGCTTAGGCATGATCATCGTGGTCACCAGCTACTCGGACGAGATGTCCATCAGCGTCACGGCCTGCCCGTCCGTGCTGCCGGACGTTGAGTTCTTCGAGCAGTGCCTTCGCGAGTCCATGGATGAGATCGATGTGGCCGTGAGCGAGCAGGCGGCCATCGCGCGGCGCGGATCGCCGACGCCCTTGCGGGCGGTACCGAGCGGAGGCCAGGGCGGTTGA